A region of Candidatus Bathyarchaeota archaeon DNA encodes the following proteins:
- a CDS encoding DHH family phosphoesterase has translation RVNISIRGRRGIGLHLGIITREVAMKHGGFGGGHDRASGASIPRESLLRFIEDLEEALSQPLKPF, from the coding sequence AAGGGTGAACATCTCCATCAGAGGTAGAAGGGGTATAGGCCTCCACTTGGGCATAATCACTAGAGAGGTTGCTATGAAGCATGGGGGGTTTGGAGGGGGCCATGATAGGGCGAGTGGAGCAAGTATCCCCAGGGAGAGCTTGTTGAGGTTTATAGAGGACCTTGAGGAAGCTTTAAGCCAACCTCTTAAGCCTTTCTAG